A genomic region of Kribbella sp. NBC_00382 contains the following coding sequences:
- a CDS encoding elongation factor G-like protein EF-G2, with protein sequence MADKANASQGGGAAPVADSPAAIRNVVLVGPSGAGKTTLIEALLVASGVLNRPGTVVDGTTVCDCDDAEIRQQRSVGLALAPLPHNGVKVNLIDTPGYADFVGELRAGLRAADCALFVLPANEGIDEPTKALWQECDQVGMPRAVVITKLDHARANYENALSAAQTAFGDKVLPLYLPTTNGLVGLLSQTQYEYAGGKRTTHDPDPQYSDQVEELRGTLIEGIIEESEDESLMERYLEGEQIGQDVLIEDLERAVARGSFFPVIPVCSGTGVGTMELLEIATSGFPSPLEHPLPEVFTPHGVPRKQVACDPDGPLLAEVVKTTSDPYVGRVSLVRVFSGTIRPDTTVHVSGHFTSFFGDANSHADHDEDERIGTLSFPLGRQQRPATTVVAGDLCAIGRLTRAETGDTLSDKADPALLKPWTMPEPLLPIAVQAHAKTDEDKLSVGLARLAAEDPTLRIEQNPETHQIVLWCMGEAHSDVVLDALANRYGVTVDTVELRVPLRETFGGKAKGHGRHVKQSGGHGQYAVCHIEVEPLPEGQEFEFVDKVVGGAVPRQFIPSVEKGIRAQMERGVGAGYPMVNIRVTLLDGKAHSVDSSDMAFQMAGGLALREAATATKVNLLEPVDLVSVLTPDDLVGAVMSDLSGRRGRLLGTERVGESRTLVKAEVPQVEITRYAIDLRSLSHGAASFTRTFARYEAMPDSAAARVKSTVS encoded by the coding sequence ATGGCAGACAAGGCGAATGCTTCCCAGGGCGGTGGTGCTGCTCCGGTCGCGGACAGCCCGGCCGCCATCCGTAACGTGGTGCTCGTCGGGCCGTCGGGTGCCGGCAAAACCACTCTGATCGAGGCCTTGCTGGTTGCCTCCGGAGTGCTGAACAGACCGGGCACCGTCGTCGACGGTACGACGGTCTGCGACTGCGACGACGCCGAGATCCGGCAGCAGCGGTCGGTGGGGCTCGCGCTCGCCCCGCTCCCCCACAACGGCGTGAAGGTCAACCTGATCGACACCCCTGGGTACGCCGACTTCGTAGGAGAACTCCGGGCCGGACTCCGCGCCGCAGACTGCGCTCTCTTCGTGCTCCCGGCCAACGAGGGGATCGACGAGCCGACCAAGGCGCTGTGGCAGGAGTGCGACCAGGTCGGCATGCCGCGCGCCGTCGTGATCACCAAACTCGATCACGCCCGGGCGAACTACGAGAACGCGCTCTCCGCGGCCCAGACCGCCTTCGGGGACAAGGTTCTCCCCCTCTACCTGCCAACGACCAACGGGCTCGTCGGCCTGCTGTCGCAGACACAGTACGAGTACGCCGGCGGCAAGCGCACGACGCATGACCCGGATCCGCAGTACAGCGATCAGGTCGAGGAACTCCGCGGCACGCTGATCGAAGGCATCATCGAGGAGTCCGAGGACGAGTCGCTGATGGAGCGCTATCTCGAGGGCGAGCAGATCGGCCAGGACGTCCTGATCGAGGATCTCGAGAGAGCGGTTGCCCGCGGGTCGTTCTTCCCCGTCATCCCGGTCTGCAGCGGCACCGGCGTCGGCACGATGGAGCTGCTCGAGATCGCGACGAGTGGGTTCCCATCGCCGCTCGAACACCCGCTGCCCGAGGTGTTCACGCCGCACGGCGTACCGCGCAAGCAGGTCGCCTGCGATCCGGACGGGCCGTTGCTGGCCGAGGTGGTGAAGACGACGTCGGATCCGTACGTCGGCAGGGTCAGCCTGGTGCGGGTGTTCTCCGGCACCATCAGGCCCGACACGACGGTTCACGTGTCGGGCCATTTCACGTCCTTCTTCGGCGACGCGAACAGCCACGCGGACCACGACGAGGACGAGCGCATCGGCACGCTCTCGTTCCCGCTCGGCCGTCAGCAACGACCGGCCACCACGGTGGTCGCGGGAGATCTCTGCGCGATCGGCCGGCTCACCAGGGCGGAGACCGGGGACACGCTCTCCGACAAGGCGGACCCGGCGCTCCTCAAGCCGTGGACGATGCCCGAGCCGCTGCTGCCGATCGCAGTACAAGCACATGCGAAGACCGACGAGGACAAGCTGTCGGTCGGGTTGGCGCGACTGGCCGCTGAGGACCCGACACTGCGGATCGAGCAGAACCCGGAGACGCATCAGATCGTCTTGTGGTGCATGGGTGAAGCGCACTCGGACGTCGTCCTCGACGCGCTCGCCAACCGGTACGGCGTCACCGTGGACACCGTCGAGCTGCGGGTGCCGTTGCGGGAAACCTTCGGCGGCAAGGCCAAGGGGCACGGGCGCCACGTCAAGCAATCGGGTGGGCATGGGCAGTACGCCGTCTGCCACATCGAGGTCGAGCCGCTGCCCGAGGGGCAGGAGTTCGAGTTCGTCGACAAGGTGGTTGGCGGTGCGGTACCGCGGCAGTTCATCCCGAGTGTGGAGAAGGGCATCCGGGCGCAGATGGAGAGGGGTGTCGGCGCCGGGTATCCGATGGTCAACATCCGGGTGACGCTGCTCGACGGCAAGGCGCACAGCGTCGACTCGTCCGACATGGCGTTCCAGATGGCCGGCGGGCTGGCACTGCGCGAGGCGGCGACCGCGACCAAGGTGAACCTGCTGGAGCCGGTCGATCTGGTCTCCGTACTGACGCCCGATGACCTGGTCGGCGCCGTGATGAGTGACCTGTCCGGCCGTCGCGGCCGTCTGCTCGGCACCGAACGCGTCGGGGAAAGCCGCACGTTGGTCAAGGCCGAGGTCCCGCAGGTCGAGATCACCCGGTACGCCATCGACCTGCGCTCGCTCTCCCACGGCGCCGCATCCTTCACCCGCACCTTCGCCCGGTACGAAGCCATGCCCGACTCAGCGGCCGCCCGGGTGAAGTCCACGGTCAGCTGA
- a CDS encoding AAA family ATPase — MTDDRISALRKAVEASPDDVLLRLILAETLVAADETEPALDQYVVLLDQHGLPVDQLVPVGELAAANGRLALLRSCLEAARQAGVVEGTGRLQQLADEMISERSGVRVKVGPEDEAVVESETVKETTTFDQVGGMDEIKRIIHRMVILPLSRPELYSKYGRRSGGGVMLYGPPGCGKTLLARATAGECGLPFVNVRIEDVMDPYLGVSERNLHAAFERARANAPCVLFLDELDALAFARHKHGGSESRRLVDVLLQELDAIGSENEGLLVLAATNAPWDVDEAMLRPGRFDRVIFVPPPDEPARADILSVVLKDVPTAGVDLKSLAGQTPMFSGADLRALVERGVDRVIDEALTSGGEPPLSMQHLSAALTTVKPSTLDWLHRVRSYIEFANQSERYDDVAEYLRTKDIRRRLS, encoded by the coding sequence ATGACGGACGACCGGATCTCCGCGCTGCGCAAGGCGGTCGAGGCCAGCCCGGACGACGTGCTGCTGCGCCTCATCCTCGCCGAGACGCTGGTGGCCGCGGACGAGACCGAGCCGGCGCTCGACCAGTACGTCGTGCTGCTCGATCAGCACGGACTGCCCGTGGACCAGCTGGTGCCGGTTGGCGAGCTCGCCGCAGCCAACGGACGGCTCGCCTTGCTCAGGAGCTGCCTCGAAGCGGCCCGGCAGGCTGGTGTGGTCGAAGGGACCGGGCGGCTACAGCAACTTGCCGACGAGATGATCTCCGAGCGCAGCGGCGTACGGGTGAAGGTCGGTCCTGAGGACGAGGCTGTTGTCGAGAGTGAGACGGTCAAGGAGACCACGACTTTCGACCAGGTCGGCGGGATGGACGAGATCAAGCGGATCATCCACCGGATGGTGATCCTGCCGCTGAGCCGGCCCGAGCTGTACTCGAAGTACGGGCGCAGGTCGGGCGGTGGCGTGATGCTCTACGGGCCGCCCGGGTGCGGCAAGACGCTGCTCGCGCGGGCGACCGCGGGGGAGTGTGGGCTGCCGTTCGTCAACGTCCGGATCGAGGACGTGATGGACCCGTACCTCGGGGTGTCCGAGCGCAATCTGCATGCCGCCTTCGAGCGGGCGCGGGCGAATGCGCCGTGTGTGTTGTTCCTGGACGAGCTGGATGCGCTGGCGTTCGCGCGGCACAAGCACGGCGGGTCGGAGTCGCGGCGGCTGGTCGACGTACTGCTGCAGGAGCTGGACGCGATCGGCTCCGAGAACGAGGGCTTGCTGGTACTCGCCGCCACGAACGCGCCCTGGGATGTGGACGAGGCGATGCTGCGGCCGGGGCGGTTCGACCGGGTGATTTTCGTACCACCGCCAGATGAGCCGGCTCGCGCTGACATCCTCTCGGTGGTGCTGAAGGACGTACCGACGGCCGGGGTGGATCTGAAGTCGCTCGCCGGCCAGACGCCGATGTTCAGCGGCGCCGATCTGCGCGCGCTGGTCGAACGCGGGGTGGATCGGGTGATCGACGAGGCGCTGACCAGTGGGGGCGAGCCGCCGTTGTCCATGCAGCACCTCTCGGCGGCCCTCACGACGGTGAAGCCGTCGACGCTCGACTGGCTGCATCGGGTCCGCTCGTACATCGAGTTCGCGAACCAGTCCGAGCGCTACGACGACGTCGCGGAGTACCTGCGTACGAAGGACATCCGCCGCCGCCTCAGCTGA
- a CDS encoding tetratricopeptide repeat protein, whose translation MNEPTEARLQMAGHWLQIGHPERTLDELQGLWGDAAIDYRAFLFRGAALHTLDRNTEAISVLRDGLSHYGQSTPMLHLLGSALRSEGQLQEAESVYLQGLSLDPNEPDLLLGYAIVCLAAGQTEKASALVERAASFAPESAAVSSARAQVAFAQGRHKDMRRHSQEALSVDPEDPGAQALHGTASMLTGDPRSGYRSLASAAANNPADGDLRGAAREAKLINHPLLRPLRPFQRFNPLVVWIGAVAIIYGLRYAGFGLLATVAAIGWFAFCIYSWVAPPLVRRLINRKWGS comes from the coding sequence GTGAACGAGCCGACCGAGGCCAGGCTCCAGATGGCCGGCCACTGGCTGCAGATCGGCCACCCCGAGCGGACTCTCGACGAGCTCCAAGGGCTGTGGGGTGACGCGGCGATCGACTACCGAGCCTTCCTGTTCCGCGGCGCCGCGCTGCACACGCTCGACCGCAACACCGAGGCCATCTCCGTACTACGTGACGGCCTGTCCCACTATGGACAGTCCACCCCGATGCTCCACCTGCTCGGCTCAGCGTTGCGGTCGGAGGGTCAGCTGCAGGAGGCCGAATCGGTCTATCTGCAAGGCCTCAGCCTTGACCCGAACGAGCCCGACCTCCTCCTCGGCTACGCGATCGTCTGCCTGGCGGCGGGCCAGACAGAGAAGGCATCTGCTCTGGTCGAACGCGCAGCATCCTTCGCTCCGGAGAGCGCAGCCGTGTCATCGGCTCGGGCGCAGGTCGCCTTCGCCCAGGGCCGGCACAAGGACATGCGGCGGCACAGCCAGGAAGCGCTCTCTGTCGATCCCGAGGATCCAGGCGCGCAGGCACTGCACGGTACGGCGTCCATGCTCACCGGCGACCCGAGATCGGGATACCGCTCTCTCGCCTCAGCCGCCGCGAACAACCCGGCCGATGGCGATCTGCGCGGAGCGGCACGGGAAGCCAAACTCATCAACCATCCGCTCCTGCGCCCGCTGCGTCCCTTCCAGCGGTTCAATCCGCTGGTGGTCTGGATCGGCGCGGTCGCGATCATCTACGGCCTCCGGTACGCCGGGTTCGGGCTGCTCGCGACGGTCGCGGCGATCGGCTGGTTCGCCTTCTGCATCTACTCATGGGTCGCGCCGCCGTTGGTACGCCGCCTGATCAACCGGAAGTGGGGTTCATGA
- a CDS encoding HIT family protein codes for MTENCLFCGIVAGTIPSQQVAENDRAIAFMDINPATRGHLLVIPREHSTDLREAAPEDLTAATLLAQSLVSRVIDRLDADGANLLSCIGADAWQSVFHTHLHVIPRYKDDPLQLPWHPTPGDFDAIAATATSLR; via the coding sequence ATGACCGAGAACTGTCTTTTCTGCGGGATCGTGGCCGGCACCATCCCGTCCCAGCAGGTCGCCGAGAACGACCGCGCGATCGCCTTCATGGACATCAACCCCGCGACCCGCGGCCACCTGCTCGTCATCCCGCGCGAACACTCGACCGATCTGCGCGAGGCCGCTCCCGAGGACCTCACCGCTGCCACGCTGCTCGCGCAGTCCTTGGTCAGTCGCGTGATCGATCGGCTGGATGCCGACGGCGCCAACCTGCTCAGCTGCATCGGGGCCGATGCGTGGCAGTCCGTGTTCCACACTCACCTGCACGTCATTCCGCGGTACAAGGACGACCCGCTGCAACTCCCCTGGCACCCGACGCCCGGCGACTTCGACGCCATCGCGGCGACTGCGACCTCCTTGCGCTAA
- a CDS encoding glycosyltransferase family 4 protein yields the protein MKIGLVCPYSLGTPGGVQNHVRDLAEALLALGHEVSVLAPVDDDNGPPYVVSAGHAVGVPYNGSIARVTFGPRTAARVRNWLTEGAFDVVHVHEPTTPSASIIALWAGDGPFVATFHTWQVRSRAMSAAAGLLRPALEKLDARIAVSENARSMMVQHIGGEAVVIPNGLFTNRFAGRIRPEWQGAHGTISFLGRMDEPRKGLGVLMAAVPRLVAKRPQVKVLVAGTGQADEARRSLPEHCRENVLFLGAIDDVERADMLAGSDVYVAPHLGGESFGIVLLEAMAAGAPVLASDLAAFRQVLDGGRLGELFEPGNSDALATQAARLLASPDECEKLRMAGKAAVPAYDWGVLVDDLVAVYELVARR from the coding sequence ATGAAGATCGGCTTGGTCTGTCCGTACTCGCTCGGTACGCCGGGTGGGGTGCAGAACCATGTCCGCGACCTGGCCGAAGCGTTGCTTGCCCTCGGCCACGAAGTCTCGGTGCTCGCGCCTGTCGACGACGACAACGGCCCGCCCTATGTCGTATCGGCCGGGCATGCCGTCGGGGTGCCGTACAACGGCTCGATCGCCCGCGTGACCTTCGGACCCCGTACCGCCGCACGCGTCAGGAACTGGCTGACCGAGGGCGCATTCGACGTCGTCCATGTGCACGAGCCGACAACGCCGAGCGCCTCGATCATCGCGCTCTGGGCCGGCGACGGTCCGTTCGTGGCGACCTTCCATACCTGGCAAGTGCGCTCGCGGGCGATGAGCGCCGCGGCTGGGCTGCTGAGGCCGGCCCTGGAGAAGCTCGACGCGAGGATCGCAGTCTCCGAGAACGCCCGCTCGATGATGGTGCAACACATCGGCGGCGAGGCTGTCGTGATCCCGAACGGGCTCTTCACGAACCGGTTCGCCGGCCGGATCCGTCCCGAGTGGCAAGGCGCTCACGGCACGATCAGCTTCCTCGGCCGGATGGACGAACCACGCAAGGGCCTCGGCGTACTGATGGCAGCCGTACCGCGGTTGGTGGCGAAGCGCCCGCAGGTGAAGGTACTGGTCGCCGGCACCGGTCAAGCCGATGAGGCCCGCCGTTCGCTGCCGGAGCACTGTCGAGAGAACGTGCTCTTCCTCGGCGCGATCGACGACGTAGAACGAGCCGACATGCTGGCCGGTTCCGACGTGTACGTCGCTCCGCACCTCGGTGGCGAGAGCTTCGGCATCGTGTTGCTGGAGGCGATGGCGGCGGGCGCTCCCGTTCTCGCCAGCGATCTGGCCGCGTTCCGGCAGGTACTCGACGGCGGCCGGCTGGGCGAGCTGTTCGAGCCGGGCAACTCGGATGCGCTCGCCACCCAGGCTGCCCGGCTGCTGGCCTCGCCGGATGAATGCGAGAAGCTACGGATGGCCGGCAAGGCCGCAGTACCGGCGTACGACTGGGGTGTTCTGGTGGACGACCTCGTCGCCGTCTACGAGCTGGTCGCCAGGCGCTAG
- a CDS encoding phosphatidylinositol mannoside acyltransferase, which produces MEGLRQRAVDLAFAVAWALVRRLPESVVSAVFRRVADFVVRRNGRGVQRLRSNLAVVRPDATPAELDALTQAGMRSYLRYWQEAFRLPEWDDERIVGRVRTVNEKFLRDAHDAGKGVICALPHLANYDHAGAWAGRTGMPVSTVAERLRPESLFDRFVAYRAKLGMEVLPLTGSDEHVFGVLAERLRSGGFVCLVADRDLSERGVPVKFFDHQSRMPAGPAALSVRTGAPLIPATLHYDGPELVITFHDPIDRTGGPAQMTQRCADAFAIGIAEHPQDWHMLQRIFLD; this is translated from the coding sequence GTGGAAGGGTTGCGGCAGCGGGCCGTTGATCTGGCGTTCGCGGTGGCGTGGGCGTTGGTGCGGCGCTTGCCGGAGTCTGTTGTCTCGGCGGTCTTCCGGCGGGTGGCGGACTTCGTCGTACGCCGGAACGGCCGCGGCGTCCAGCGCCTGCGGTCCAACCTCGCCGTAGTCCGGCCGGACGCGACACCGGCCGAGCTGGACGCGCTGACCCAGGCGGGGATGCGGTCCTATCTCAGGTACTGGCAGGAAGCGTTCCGGCTCCCCGAGTGGGATGACGAGCGGATCGTCGGCCGGGTCCGCACGGTCAACGAGAAGTTCCTCCGCGACGCCCACGACGCAGGCAAGGGCGTCATCTGCGCCCTCCCGCACCTGGCCAACTACGACCACGCGGGCGCCTGGGCGGGCCGGACCGGTATGCCCGTGTCAACCGTCGCCGAGCGCCTCCGCCCCGAGTCCTTGTTCGACCGCTTCGTCGCGTACCGCGCCAAGCTCGGCATGGAGGTGCTTCCGCTCACCGGAAGCGATGAGCACGTGTTCGGAGTACTGGCAGAGCGCCTGCGGTCAGGCGGCTTCGTCTGCCTGGTCGCCGACCGGGACCTGTCCGAGCGCGGCGTACCGGTGAAGTTCTTCGACCACCAATCACGGATGCCCGCCGGCCCCGCCGCACTCAGCGTCCGCACCGGCGCCCCGCTGATCCCCGCGACCCTGCACTACGACGGCCCCGAGCTAGTGATCACCTTCCACGACCCGATCGACCGCACCGGCGGCCCCGCGCAAATGACCCAGCGCTGCGCCGACGCCTTCGCGATCGGCATCGCCGAACACCCGCAGGACTGGCACATGCTGCAGCGAATCTTCTTGGACTGA
- the pgsA gene encoding phosphatidylinositol phosphate synthase, translating to MLNRFRQFWTKVISPIANLLLRLGVSADAVTLVGTIGVCAGALIFFPRGHIWLGAVVITCFVFSDLIDGYMARTSGTSSKWGSYLDSTLDRLGDGAIFGGLVLYYAGSAGHTPWMAGVTLWALVMGATTSYARAKAESLGLHASGGLAERSDRLVSVLVIGFFSDVLNLPILLKIVLCALAVASTITVVQRTLSVRKQVLSDPANAGLGAPPASTTPAADPTDGVAPSDLGLGGPDGGAPGTPPTSS from the coding sequence ATGCTTAACAGATTCCGGCAGTTCTGGACCAAGGTGATCTCACCGATCGCCAACCTCCTGCTCAGGCTCGGCGTGAGCGCTGATGCCGTCACGCTGGTCGGTACCATCGGCGTCTGCGCCGGTGCGCTGATCTTCTTCCCGCGCGGCCACATCTGGCTGGGCGCGGTCGTGATCACTTGTTTCGTCTTCTCCGATCTGATCGACGGCTACATGGCCCGCACCTCGGGTACGTCGTCGAAGTGGGGTTCCTACCTGGACTCCACGCTGGACCGGCTGGGCGACGGCGCCATCTTCGGTGGGCTGGTGCTGTACTACGCGGGCAGCGCCGGGCACACCCCGTGGATGGCCGGCGTCACGCTCTGGGCGCTGGTGATGGGCGCGACCACGTCGTACGCGCGGGCGAAGGCCGAGAGCCTCGGCCTGCACGCCAGCGGCGGCCTGGCCGAACGCTCGGACCGGCTGGTCTCGGTGCTGGTCATCGGCTTCTTCTCCGACGTCTTGAACCTCCCCATCCTCCTCAAGATCGTCCTCTGCGCCCTAGCCGTCGCCAGCACCATCACAGTCGTCCAGCGCACCCTCTCAGTCCGCAAACAGGTCCTCTCCGACCCCGCCAACGCAGGCCTCGGCGCACCACCGGCCAGTACTACGCCGGCCGCTGACCCGACGGATGGGGTGGCACCGAGCGACCTCGGGCTGGGTGGACCGGATGGTGGCGCGCCCGGCACGCCACCGACCTCTTCCTGA
- a CDS encoding HIT family protein, whose protein sequence is MSDLPGDTPYELEGVEEQDGVGTPDPFLRLWTPHRMAYIAGENKPTTGEAGHGCPFCRIPTLPDVDGLIVRRSEAAYVVLNLYPYNPGHLMVVPYRHVADYTELTPDEVSDVATLTQQAMQAVRIVSAAHGFNIGMNQGEIAGAGIAAHLHQHVVPRWGGDANFMPVIAQTKVLPQLLSDTRALLAKAWPTTD, encoded by the coding sequence ATGAGTGATCTCCCCGGCGATACGCCGTACGAGCTGGAGGGTGTGGAGGAGCAGGACGGGGTCGGTACGCCGGATCCGTTCCTGCGGCTGTGGACTCCGCACCGGATGGCCTATATCGCCGGGGAGAACAAGCCGACCACGGGGGAGGCGGGGCACGGGTGCCCGTTCTGCCGGATCCCGACGTTGCCGGATGTGGACGGATTGATCGTCCGGCGGTCGGAGGCGGCGTACGTGGTACTGAATCTGTATCCGTACAACCCGGGGCATCTGATGGTGGTGCCGTACCGGCATGTTGCCGACTACACCGAGCTGACGCCGGACGAGGTGTCCGACGTGGCGACGTTGACGCAGCAGGCGATGCAGGCGGTACGGATCGTGTCGGCGGCGCATGGCTTCAACATCGGGATGAATCAGGGCGAGATCGCCGGAGCGGGGATCGCCGCGCATCTGCATCAGCACGTGGTGCCGCGCTGGGGTGGCGACGCCAACTTCATGCCGGTGATCGCCCAGACGAAGGTGCTCCCGCAGTTGCTGTCGGACACCCGCGCTCTGCTCGCGAAGGCCTGGCCCACCACCGACTAG
- the thrS gene encoding threonine--tRNA ligase yields the protein MSEVKVHLIGVEGEAERSVTETTTVGELFAEIFGQDRSAIAAKVNGELRDLARVVADGDEIEPVLASSADGLAIIRHSTAHVLAQAVQDLFPDAKLGIGPPVENGFYYDFDVATPFTPEDLGKLEKKMQQIIKERQRFSRRVVSDDDARAELAGEPYKLELIGIKGSASADAAEGASVEVGAGELTIYDNIRRDDSVAWKDLCRGPHVPATGYLGNFKLMRVAAAYWRGSEKNPQLQRIYGTAWDSRDALKAYLNHLEEAAKRDHRKLGTELDLFSFPDEIGSGLAVFHPKGGVLRKVMEDYSRQRHVEDGYEFVYTPHITKAQLFKTSGHLDWYADGMYPPMHLDEERGPDGEIRKQGQDYYLKPMNCPMHNLIFGSRGRSYRELPLRLFEFGTVYRLEKSGVIHGMTRARGFTQDDAHIYCTREQMRDELKNLLTFVLGLLADYGLDDFYLELSTKNPEKFVGSDEVWEEATDTLREVAEGSGLELVPDPGGAAFYGPKISVQARDAIGRTWQMSTIQLDFNLPERFELEYTAPDGSRQRPVMIHRALFGSIERFVAVLTEHYAGVFPPWLAPVQVIGIPITDGHVDYLYEVAEKLKAEGIRIEVDHSDDRMQKKIRNAQKAKVPYMLIAGDEDMAAGSVSFRYRDGTQKNGIPIADAVAEIVEAVKKRVQV from the coding sequence GTGTCGGAAGTCAAGGTCCATCTGATCGGCGTCGAGGGCGAGGCTGAGCGGAGTGTGACCGAGACGACGACCGTCGGAGAGCTGTTCGCCGAGATCTTCGGCCAGGATCGCTCCGCCATCGCCGCCAAGGTCAACGGGGAGCTGCGCGACCTGGCCCGGGTGGTGGCCGACGGCGACGAGATCGAGCCGGTGCTGGCGTCGTCCGCGGACGGTCTGGCGATCATCCGGCACTCGACCGCGCACGTGCTCGCCCAAGCCGTCCAGGACCTGTTCCCGGACGCCAAGCTGGGCATCGGCCCGCCGGTCGAGAACGGCTTCTACTACGACTTCGACGTGGCCACTCCGTTCACCCCGGAGGACCTGGGCAAGCTCGAGAAGAAGATGCAGCAGATCATCAAGGAGCGGCAGCGGTTCAGCCGCCGGGTGGTCTCGGACGACGACGCCCGTGCCGAGCTGGCAGGAGAGCCGTACAAGCTGGAGCTGATCGGGATCAAGGGCTCGGCCTCCGCCGACGCGGCTGAGGGCGCCTCGGTCGAGGTCGGCGCCGGTGAGCTGACGATCTACGACAACATCCGGCGCGATGACTCGGTGGCGTGGAAGGACCTGTGCCGCGGTCCGCACGTCCCCGCGACTGGGTACTTGGGCAACTTCAAGCTGATGCGCGTCGCCGCGGCGTACTGGCGGGGGAGCGAGAAGAACCCGCAACTGCAGCGCATCTACGGCACCGCGTGGGACAGCCGCGACGCCCTCAAGGCATACCTGAACCACTTGGAGGAGGCCGCCAAGCGCGACCACCGCAAGCTGGGCACCGAGCTGGACCTGTTCAGCTTCCCCGACGAGATCGGGTCCGGCCTGGCCGTCTTCCACCCCAAGGGCGGCGTGCTCCGCAAGGTGATGGAGGACTACTCGCGCCAGCGGCACGTGGAGGACGGCTACGAGTTCGTCTACACGCCGCACATCACCAAGGCGCAGCTCTTCAAGACCTCGGGTCACTTGGACTGGTACGCCGACGGCATGTACCCGCCCATGCACCTCGACGAGGAGCGCGGGCCGGACGGCGAGATCCGCAAGCAGGGTCAGGACTACTACCTCAAGCCGATGAACTGCCCGATGCACAACCTGATCTTCGGATCCCGCGGCCGGTCGTACCGGGAACTGCCGCTGCGGCTGTTCGAGTTCGGCACGGTGTACCGGCTGGAGAAGTCGGGCGTCATCCACGGCATGACCCGGGCTCGCGGCTTCACCCAGGACGACGCGCACATCTACTGCACCCGCGAGCAGATGCGCGACGAGCTCAAGAACCTGCTGACCTTCGTGCTCGGCCTGCTCGCCGACTACGGCCTGGATGACTTCTACCTCGAGCTCTCGACCAAGAACCCGGAGAAGTTCGTCGGGTCGGACGAGGTCTGGGAGGAAGCCACCGACACGCTGCGCGAGGTCGCCGAGGGCTCCGGGCTGGAGCTGGTCCCGGATCCGGGCGGTGCGGCGTTCTACGGACCAAAGATCTCCGTCCAGGCCCGGGACGCGATCGGGCGGACCTGGCAGATGTCGACGATCCAGCTGGACTTCAACCTGCCGGAGCGGTTCGAGCTGGAGTACACGGCTCCGGACGGCTCGCGGCAGCGGCCGGTGATGATCCACCGCGCGCTGTTCGGTTCGATCGAGCGGTTCGTCGCGGTCCTGACCGAGCACTACGCCGGTGTCTTCCCGCCGTGGCTCGCGCCGGTCCAGGTGATCGGCATCCCGATCACCGACGGGCACGTGGACTACCTGTACGAGGTGGCCGAGAAGCTCAAGGCGGAGGGCATCCGGATCGAGGTCGACCACTCCGACGACCGGATGCAGAAGAAGATCCGCAACGCCCAGAAGGCCAAGGTCCCGTACATGCTGATCGCCGGCGACGAGGACATGGCGGCCGGCTCGGTCTCCTTCCGCTACCGCGACGGCACCCAGAAGAACGGCATCCCGATCGCCGACGCGGTCGCCGAGATCGTCGAGGCAGTCAAGAAGCGCGTCCAGGTATGA